The region ATATGGCTGTTGTCAAACGGTCACATCATTTGATAATAACATTTTTCTGGTCAAATGTATTTACCGACCAACGTACCTTACAATTCAATGTGTTGCTTTATGGCTTTTACTTCCTATTAAATATTTGGAACGTTGGCAGATGACAAAGACTATTAGAAATCATCTCTTTCTTGGAGTATATATATGATCGTGTGTCATCATATAAGTGATAGAAAAAATACAAAGAGCAAATAgtttttcttattattatttcttttgctggttattatttttttgtgaaatctttgttagattctcgCTCCTaattttgtactagaagaggTTTGTTGAATCCGGGGGATACACCCATAccggtgaaatatccttaagacgATTGCCATTGGCATGCCTCAAGCTACGAAGAATTCCCACAattgttcgtgatcaagtattttcctcAAGCTTAGAAAAAGTTCCTACAAGTGTTCGTGTTGAAGAGAAGTCCTtacaagtgttcgtgatgaagagAAGTCcctacaagtgttcgtgatgaagtattttccgtaaAATTTCCAACAAACCCCACCCACgggattacactggatatgttgtttttgttgttgttcttgatgTGGAACATATTTGATTCATAGAAAATTTATCTCTGCTTACCTTTTTTCAGAAACCACGCAAATGCTGATATTCTGAAATAATCCCATTCATTGATACTTTTGTTTATTGAGCTGTTAGAGGTATCATGACTATTAAGTAGATGTAAATGAAAGCGACACCGCACTCATCTTAGTGCATCCATTATCTAGTGTGAGATATAGAAACAAGTGGCCTTTGCCTCTTACTCTTGCAACATTTTGTGGTACCTAGGAACATCTTGAAGatccttcttttatttttcttgggaTAACTAAGAAATCCCCAAGAGCCAGTGGGACGCGGTACGAAACCCGGTGGATAAGGGGCCCGGGTTTAAACCCTTTTCGACTTAAATACTATGTTTTTGTTTCCGTCAACGTACGAATTTGTGACGTCTGCCTAACCAACTTGAAGACCCTCTTCAAGCTACTTTCTGATATgtttggagaagaagaagattcTCCATCTCTTTCTTCCCTCCTCTGAGGAAGAGTGAACATCGTAGAAATTCGGATAGCACCCCAACCAAATCACCCAAATAACTCATTGTtacaaaaacttttcaaaatgcATACCCGCCCAAAATCACTTCCTACTATTCAAAGACTTCTAAAACTACAATTATGAAGCGAGAACAGATACTCCctctttttcaattttgtttgacttatgtttctttttaatctattaaaaaaaagtcaCTTTCTATATTTTAGTAACTTTTTACATCCTACGTGAcatttaaaatcacaagattcaaagggcATTGGTACATTACACATATCTTTAGtctaagatcacaagattcaaaagtttttgTAAACTCCGTGTCGAgtgtcaaactaagacaaacaaattgaaaggGAGGGAGTAACACAAATAtgggcactttttttttttttttgtcgtaaCTAATATGGACACTTTTTCTCAGCCTCACAGAGACAAAGTGGACCATGCTGAGCACAATGTAGACTTGCTAAGTTGCTGGATCAGAAGAAGAGGTCGCAAAAGTCAGTGGTGGAGGATAATACCTCAATGCATCTGGTGGACtatttggagagaaagagaTGATATATGCTTTGAAGATAGATCCAATTTCATTCAAAAGTCAAATGGATCTGTatagtatctttttttttaaaaagaaggcTTTGAAGATATAGACCCCATCAGGGGAAATTNNNNNNNNNNNNNNNNNNNNNNNNNNNNNNNNNNNNNNNNNNNNNNNNNNNNNNNNNNNNNNNNNNNNNNNNNNNNNNNNNNNNNNNNNNNNNNNNNNNNTATTGTAATCAAATCCGAGAAAAAATTCCAGCTTATTGCTTGCACTCTTTGTATTGCTAGCAAGTTCGGGGAACGCTCAGTTGCTTCTCTAGATTCTGGAACTTCAATCGGCCcaatttcaaccatatttaCCCTTAGAATGGGCCAATAATGACCATCTTTGTCAACATCAGCTAAATAAGTgaacaaatcatcatcatccgTTATTTCAGAAAAATGTGTTTTTTCCCGTTGCAACAATAATGAGCATGTAAGTGATTGAGAGATCCTTCGGCGCACAAGATAACTTACACCTAGTAATGACAATATCAACAAACTCATCATGCGTAACATCCCTCCTCACTAGTATCGGTACGATAAGACCACCCTTCGACTTCCAACTATAACGCTCATCGGTCTCTATCCATTCACCATGTAGATCAACTGCTAATAGTATTTTGTCCCCCATTGATTGTCACAACACCTGTGGATATTACATAGATACATATTAGAATTTGTGACAATATTATAGTCAGTACGATATTTATACATAGAGAATTTATATACAGGTTCGTAGTGTAAACAACTTGTGGTTGTTTAAACAAAGTTTGTTTATTTACATGGAGCCTGCATGTGCAGTGCAATCTCTTAGCATAAATACGATGCAGTTGTTTAAACTACATATGAATATTTAAATACATTAGGATGTGCAGTTTTTTTAGTGTAAACACTACATggagatttcaaaaaatatatgatGTTTATGTAAACACCATATGCAATGCAGTCATTTGAGTAAACACCATCATCCAACGTTGTTTATAAACAACGTGCGGTTGTTTATAAACAACTACACGTTGTTTATTAACAATCTAGAAGAAAGCAGTGTTTAATTTAGAAAACGATGAAGAACATTAAATTATTACCTTAAATCAACGAGATGAACTTGTTTATCCCTTTGAAGCAAATTCCCAAACAATGTATTAACAAATTATTATCAAGAACAGAGAAGTAACACAAATTAAAAAATCTttggtttagtgatgaagaagaaggcaaatgcagattttatttttattcaatgAAGATAAATCTAACCCTAGTTTGAAGAGAGCAAGGCGTTTGGAAGGCTGGAATGTGTTGagactgaaaaaaaaaagatgtggaagaagatgaagatgaatgtGGGGAGGGTTGGTTCTCCTGTTGAAATGAGCTAACTAAATGGAAATTTTTTGTTGCCCTTTTGGCCAAAAAACCCTTTTATATGTTGGGCATGTTTGTAAATGGCAAAACTTTGGGGTctataaaaatattcttttttaaatgagCATAACCCCATTAAAACCTAATTATAATAGAGTCCCTTTTTACcaattttaaaacttgtgtCCTAAATCCTCAAATAGATAACTCAAAAGTCTCTTTTAATTCTATCCCCCTAGTAGTTATCACTTCTTTTGCATTCAATTTTTGACTTCTTAATAGGCGTGTCAAGTTAATGTATActaacaagtgaaaattgacaGAATGAGTAACTCATTAGTTTTGGCAAGAAAAGCCTACAATTTAAATTTGGATTAAGTCATAGACAGACCCTCAAACTTGTCCATAAATTCCATTTAGACCACTCAACTGAGGGTTGTACCATATGAACCCTTTAAGACATCTTTTAATGTACCACTTGGACACGTCGGGCCAGCTTGGCACAACGCGTGGACTTCACGATTTATGGACGCGTGAGCTCATTAAAAATGCTAACCTGGACTAAAACTAACGGTCAAATGGACCCCTCCAACGGTAATATTTGCTCCAcccattttatatatatcttcttcttctccaattCATTATATTGAACCCTAATTACACCAAAACTATTATTGctccaaaattattcaaattaattattttttcactaaTTTTTTCTACTTTATCTCTCTTATTTACTTTTAATCTTGCTTCAACAATGGCTAACACTTCAAGAATCGAGTTTTGCCGATGTGGGCGTATTTGCGAATTGAAAATTTCATGGAGTCCAAATAATCCCGGAAGGAGATTTTTTTTCATGTCCAATTGATGAGGTAAACGTATACTACTTATGGGTTATTTCATTACTTAATTCTTCCTCGTAATTGATTCAAAaagcttcttctttttattctttaaagGCTAGAGGTGGATGTAGTTACTTCAATTGGTACGAACTAAGGCATCCCGAGCAAGCAAATAAAGCCATTTATGGGTTGTAGAAGAGGGTTAAAGCTTTTGAGGAAGAAAAGGCTCGTGCAAGAAGAACTAGAAAGATGTTGGTGTTTGGTCTAGCGTTGTTGTTTGCAATTTGGTTCCAATTTCAAATTGTACTTGATGAAGTTTAGTTTTAGTAATTCTAGTAGGTTAAATTGCACTGCATTTTACTATTTTAAGTAGTATATTTGATTGTTTTAGGTAGTACATTATGGTATAGGTTAATCTCACAAAGTTGGCCAAATTTTGTGGTTTTGTGTAATTGTATATGGCCACACTTTTATGAATCGAATGAATATATATTGGTTAAAATGCACTGCATTTGACATTGTTGTGTgtatttttttggttcaataTTGTGGGCAAAGTATAAAGTACTAAAATTTGGATACTAacacaaatcaaaatcatacttCACTAagtaaacaaaaacaaaacaaaccaaaccaaatatcatttttcataaatagaaaGAGACGACCTTATCAATATCTATGATCTCCATCTTCTCCACTTTAGTAACAATGAAGTGGAGGCGATCCTCAAGATCACAAACTTGAAAATGCAACTCAATCCCTTCCCTTAGGCCTtttgcatcaacaaactcttcCCATCCGTTGTCAAGGCGCGCCTTTCGGCCGATCTTTTAATTCATGAAGGAAGCACCATTGTCGTATAAAACAACGGCTTCTTTGTCGACTTATGGAAGAACATCCATAGTTGGAAGAATCTGTACAAACAGGTAATATTAGAAGCAATAACAAAACAATAGAAAACAAAACTAAGAAATAAAGACTTACGAAATCATCGTTTTCTATATAGGATTTGGTCAATGTTTTCTCAAATCAAGCAATAGTGTAATCTTGGATGGTTGGCATTTTCTTTGAGAGACTATGGGTTGAATTCGTTTGTGATAGAGTGAATTCGTCTGTGACTATGTGATGGAATAAAATGGAAGACTATAGAGATTTATGTAGGTGATAATACAACCATCCAACCACTCTCTTTAATTCATCACCTCAtctatttaatttatataactATTCAACCACTCTACTTAATTCATTCAACCATTCTCCTTCTCTGTCTATGACTTAAGCCTTCAAACGACAATTCTCTCTCTTTTAGTTGACTTTTCTAAATCACAAaactaattttataaatttttgctttataaatatatatatttgaatttatAAGTTTACATATGTCTTTTTTATATTAGACGGAAGcaataaaacttttaaatttgcTAAAATACGTAagtaaaatacaaataaaagtggtattagagctaaattttacataaaataagctctaataccacttttaaatgatgttataaatataaagtaCAGCAATTGTGATTTCATTTAGTAGCTGTCACTTCTTTTGCATTCAATTTTTGACTTCTTAATAGGCGTGTCAAGTTAATACATACTAACAAGTAAAAATTGACAGAGTGAGTAACCCCATTagttttgacaagaaaaaactacaatttaaatttagattttgcatagcataattaataataaaatagaaaaaatccCTAATAAATATATTCTTACGAGAAGTATAACTTTAATAAGTGCTAAGTAATTCGATGTTCATCGTCGATTAGATTGGTTATGGTTGACTTTGATTGAAACGAACTAATGTTTTGCATTGAATTTCCtattaaatattgaaaagtcatttattttaccaattttttCGATATATCCAAAGAATTACGTtatgaaaaaataatgaaatggggctttttgtatttttatcaCATATTTATATGGTATAAATTGAATTATTATAGTTTAgtggacaaattttattttgtggcTATTTGTTGTAAACATAAAGATGCATTGGGCTATTAAAAGAATTTGGGCCCAAACAACCACAACTCAAATATTCAGCAGAGGAGCAATGCTGCCCAATatcaaagtgaaagaaaaatgaaaaaaactgTTTTTCGCTATATGCGCGCAACTAGACTTGAACTAGGGATCTAAGACTTCTAAACGTGGACCTTGACCAATTTTGCTGCAATAGCATTCGTCATTTCTTGGAACGGATATTTATTTAGCTGTCTTTTTTAATAGAGCAAAATGGTAAAATAAATGACTTTCAATATTTAATAGGAAATTCAATGCAAAATATAGGTTTGTTGCACTCTCATAATCACATTGGCAGCAATTCATGATATTCATGCTTTGTTTGGGTTTTTTACATTACGAACTTGTGTGCACTATGATCGTTAACGATTCTCATCGTTGTTTTACATTACCGATCTATAATTGTGAGCTCATTTATAATAAGGTTATAACTCATTATAGTTCATAGTTGCTTCAACACCAAAAGCATCGTTAATGATTCTCGTCGTTGTTTTACATTACCGATCGGTAATTGTGAGCTCATTTATAATAAGGTTATAACTCATGATAGTTCATAGTTGCTTCAACACCAAAAGTGACTTGATTCATTATGTTAAGGAATAATGAGTTGACACTGCATTCAAGTATTAGATATGTTAACGTGTTATCTTCAAACAAATGAGTATGTGATATGACATTTCGTTCTAAGTCTTAGTGTTTTCTCAATCAAATAACAAAACTCTAGGTCTGTTGCACTCTCATAATTAAATTGGCATCAACGCATGATATTCATGCTTTGTTTGGATTTTTTACGTTACGAACTTGTGTGCACTATGATCGTTAACGATTCTCGACGTTGTTTTACAATACCGATCAGTAATTGTGAACTCTTTTATAATAAGATTATAACTCATTTTAGTTCATAGTTGCTTCAACACCAAAAATGACTTGATTCATTATGTTAAGAAATAAATTAGTTGACACTGCATTCAAAGTATTAGATACGTTAACGTGCTATCTTCAAACAAATgagtatgtgatatgatatttcGTTCAAAGTCTTAGTGTTTTCTCAGTCAAATAGCAAACTAAGTGAATTTTAGTGTTCAAAAGAATTAAAGTACATTGGTACTTGATTTATTTAAGTTTGGTGATCATATAAGtggaagaaaaaatgaaaaataaaataaaattgtagaCTAAATGCGCGCACCTAGACACGAACTCGGGACCTAAGGGTTCTAAATGTGGACCTTGACCGATTTCGCtgcaacaacattcaacatttCTTGAAATGGAAATTTAGTTAGCCGCATTTTTTAATAGAGCAAAATGGCAAAATAAAGgacttttcaatatttaataGGAAATTCAATGCAAAATATTGGTTTGTTGCATTCTCACAATCAAATTGGCAGCATTCCATGATATTCATGTTTGGTTTGGGTTTTTTACGTTACGAACTTGTTTACGCTATGATCGGTAACGATTCTCCTCGTTGTATTACATTACTGATCGGTAATTGTGAGTTCATTTTTAATAAGGTTATAACTAATTTTTGTTCATAGTTAATTCGACACTAAAAGTGAGTTGATCCGTTATGTtaataaataatgatttgacACTGCATTCACAAGAAATAGCAATATGGagttcaacaaaaaataatagagtacaaaattaaacaacatgaacaaaaataaaacaaaattaaataaattgaacaaaataaaacaaaattaagcaACAGAAATTAATCATTCATTCAAATTATTCCACTCTTCAATATATAACATTCAATAAAAACCAAATACTGTATGTATGTAGCCAATATATAATACTCTATTTacaggaaaaataaaaacactttcagataccaaaacaaaaagaaaaagaagaagaaaaatacacTCTAGGACAAATACCTTATGTATATAGCCAATATATAATACGCTATTTacaggaaaaataaaaacactttcagataccaaaaaaaaaaaaaaatacactctaGGCCAAACaccgtatatatacataatacacCTActgtttaaataattaaaaaatagggCTATTAGTGCACTCCACattaaaaaatctgaaaatatttATTGGGAACATAAACTATGATTAGCCTAAGTGAGAGAGAAtctaaaattacaattttttttttcaggaaGAGCATTGATGTAATAGCACAtaataataaaatgataaaGAGCCAAGATTCCCTTGAAAACCATGTGAAGCTACAATTTTTATCCCCATTTGTGCCAGCTTGTGACAAAAATGATTGTGCCAAATataattttcctaaaaaaacatttttgagcAAGAATTATTGTTTGACActgcttttaaaaagtgcttagtGTATATCTCCCAAAAATGCTTTTGagcatagttttttttttttttttggcaaataacttcatttcatttatctACCAAAGTAATCTTTACAATgcaaaggaaaacaagtttgAGCTTAAACAACCTCAAACTTCGACACTATGAACATCGTCACCTTCATCCTACTTCATCGACTTAAGTATAGAAATTTAGTCTTGCTAAGTATACGCTAAGCCCACAATGATCTTGCCTCTTAGATGAACTTCTGTATAATCAATTTCACTATTGCATCCTCGGTTCTTTGTTATTGCTGGAACACCTTTGCATTCCTTTCATGCCACACGTGGTACAATTTTGACGTCATCCTATAAATCTCTGTTTATTCTTTCCTTTGTAATTTGTTATTGCCCGGGCCACTTCTTGTTGCCACCCCATGGATTGTCTAGTTATCCCTTGAATTCGGTAAACGTTGCCATATTCTTGTTGTTCGTGCACACTCAAAGAATAAGTGACACACCGTCTCGGCGGTCCACCACACCAGGCACTCTGCTTCATCGATCACCTCCACTTTGACCGGCCTAGTTCTTGTGACAGCCTTTCGCACGCAGCCACCGCAATATGAATATCCATCTCGGTGATCCTATGTTATTACATACTAATCTTCTCCAAGTACCTTAGGAAGGAGCCTCGATCTGCTTGTACAACTTACGTAGAGAATGAGTTCATATGGCTAATGTCATCCTCTCATATCCGGCCTCCAAGAGGCACTCCTTTGCTTGCGAAATCATTCTTATCACCCATGAGGCGCTTTTGCCTCTCTCTCCCACGGCCTTCCTTTAACATAGTAGATGTGCACCAAACCTAGAGCTTATCTTTCTTAAGTGCATAAGTTCCATAGAGTTTGCATATAGCGGCCGATTCCAAGTGAAAATGTCTAGTAAGTTTAATCCTCCTGAGTTTTGGGGCAAAAGTTTGCTCCAAGCAATCAAAGCTTTTTGATACTTCGGTTCCCAGTCCTTAAGAATCTTCTCGCATATAGTCTCTATCATTTGTGTAATCTTCTTGGAAGTAGGAATATTTATGCCCAAAATGTTTGTATGAAAAGAGCACACTCTTAATAAGTTGCATTCGACCCGCATAAGATAGAAACTTGTGAGTCCATATTGTAATTCTCCCAACATTTTGTCCAGCGGAGGCTTGCATTGAGTCATAAGATATTCTTTTTTTGAACTTAAGGGCACACCCAAATATCTTATTGGGAGTTCTCCTTTGTAAACCCTAAGACATTAAGAATCTGCTTGATCACACCGATCCACACCCCCAAAAAAGATTGAACTTTTGTCCAGTTGGCCTTGAGCCGAAAAGGTAGAGAACTCGTGAAATATTTATATAGCATTTGGTGACCGAGATATCCCCTCTCGCAAAACATCAAAAGGTCATCCGCAAACCCCAATGTATGAGGTTAAGTTTTTCGCATTTGGGATGGAAGTTAAAGTCAGGTTCATTTTGCAACTTTCTCAGTAGTCGGTTGAGGTATTCCATAGCTAGAACAAATAGAAAGGGGGAGATAGGGTCACCCTGTCTTAACCCTCTCTTGGCTTGGAAAAGGTTAGTAGGGTGCCATTAATCACGATGCGGTAAGATACGATATGTAAACATAACATGATCCACCTGACAAACATAACCGGGAATCCCAGGCCTTGCATTACTTGCTCTAAGAAAATCCACTCAATGGAGTTATATGCTTTTTGCATATCCACCTTCAACATGCATCTAGGAGAAATGTTTTTCCTTCCATATCCTTTTACAAGTTCGTGGCTAAGGACAATGTTATCAGTGATCACCCTTCCTGGCACAAATGCTGATTGTCCAGTATCAACTAGGCTATGCATAACACTTTGCATCCTCTTCATGATTACTTTAGATATGATCTTATATAGGACATTACAACATGATATGGGTCTGAATTGCTTTACAGATGATGGGTGTTGGACTTTAGGGACTAGAGTTACTAAGGTAGAATTAACAGGGTAGTACAAATCACCAGTATTAAAGAACCTGAGTAAAGCGTCTGTGACTTTACCCCAATAGGCCGGATTTCTTATAGAATACTTCGAGGCCATCTCCTCCGGAGCTTTCGATCATCAATACTCATTAATGCCGAGtatatctcttctttaatgCTTGGTGGATTAAAAGTAATTGTTGTTGCCTATCCAGTGTTACTCCATTCCTCATCACCTCTGGTCTAATAGCCGGAAGTTGACTAGCTGCTGAACCTAATAATGATTTATAGAATTTGGTCATTTCCTGCTGTATATCCTCTTCTGTATGTAGCATGTCCCCATTATTATTCTGGAGACTTCTGATCATATTAATTGAGTGCCTATTCTTCATACTTGCAAAGAAATAAGGAGTATTTGCATCACCAAGTTTCGACCATTGAATACTAGACTTTTGTTTGAGCACACTTTCTTCTATTCCTACCCATTTTTCAAGTTGATTTTTCAACTGCTTTTCACTATCAAATAGGGTACTAGGATAATCGTGCGATCTCATTAGTTGTTGGGTGGCTTGTAGTTGCGTTCTAAGTTCCTTAATTCTTGTATCAACTCCAGAGAATTCCTTAATTTGCAGTTTCTTGAGCTTCTGTTTAATCATGTGCAGCTTCCTCCATACTTTCTCCATTGGTGTTCCAGTAACTTCACTTGCCCAGCAAAATTCAATTATCTCCATGAACTGAGGGTGGCTTACCAAATGATTAAAAAACCTGAATGGTTTTTTCCCAGCAAATGGTTGGCAATTCATCTTGAAGCTCAAAGGGCAGTGGTCGGAAAAATGTGGATTAAATAGTACAACTTCTACTTGAGGTAGGTTCATGATCCACTGACCATTCCCAAAGGCCCTGTCAATCCTACTAAATATATGCCCATTAGTCCATGTGTAATCCCCACCTATAGTTCTAATCTCAGTTAAGTCAGTATCAGTTAAGCAGTCAGAGAAATCACAAGTCTCCATGTACATTCGTCTGTGGGGATACTGTCTTTCTCCGTCGACAAGATTAAAGTCACCTAGCGTTATCCGTTTTAAAATGCATTTGGCTACCGATATCTCTAAGCCCCTGCCATAGAACCTCTTCTCCGTCGATTGTATAAAGCCCATTTGCGGTCATATAGAACTCCAGGTTGGAGGAATGAATGATGACCTCTCCATGAATGAACTGAAAGTGCATGTTCAGTACTTTAAATGTCACAAACCTTGGGTTCCACAAAGATCTATAACCTTCCTTTAGCACTATACACATAATTAGCACACCATAACCATCCTGGTGCTATCTTATTTATAACTTTTTCAGCATTTTTTTCTTTGACCCTATGTTCCATAATAGCAATGAGGGTCACCTTATTCTCATGTAAAAAAACCTTCATCTCCTTTTgtttatacactttattcaGACCCCTTACATTCCAAGCTACAATCATTTTGAAAGTAAAGGGTTTGGTGGCGTACTACTTCCTCTTCCCTTGCTACTGTCCCCTCCTCCTATGTTCTTTATAAGATTAGGATGGTATTGTCCAATTGGCCACTGCACCATTGCTATGTTTCCAGTTCTCTCACATGGTTGCATAGACGCTTTCTGTGCAGATTTCCCTCTTACTATTTGCCATCCTTCTTCTGGTCTTACCTCCTCTTGGATAGAACTAGGGTGATGCACTTGATTAGGATTATCTGGTTGTTTCTGTGTGACCCCAGTACTTCCTGTTGCCTCAGTCCTGGGTTATTGTTTGGATTTCTTAATCACCTTCTCAATATTTTGTTTCTCTGGTTGCTGGACTAAGGG is a window of Lycium ferocissimum isolate CSIRO_LF1 chromosome 12, AGI_CSIRO_Lferr_CH_V1, whole genome shotgun sequence DNA encoding:
- the LOC132039156 gene encoding uncharacterized protein LOC132039156, with translation MGFIQSTEKRFYGRGLEISVAKCILKRITLGDFNLVDGERQYPHRRMYMETCDFSDCLTDTDLTEIRTIGGDYTWTNGHIFSRIDRAFGNGQWIMNLPQVEVVLFNPHFSDHCPLSFKMNCQPFAGKKPFRFFNHLVSHPQFMEIIEFCWASEVTGTPMEKVWRKLHMIKQKLKKLQIKEFSGVDTRIKELRTQLQATQQLMRSHDYPSTLFDSEKQLKNQLEKWVGIEESVLKQKSSIQWSKLGDANTPYFFASMKNRHSINMIRSLQNNNGDMLHTEEDIQQEMTKFYKSLLGSAASQLPAIRPEVMRNGVTLDRQQQLLLIHQALKKRYTRH